The sequence AGGTCAAGCAAATGTTGATTGCGCTTCTCTGTGAATCTGAAATGAAGCTAGCAGATGAGGTGATCGgggttttttttaataaatacaaaacgaCGTTGTTTCAGTCCTCTCTAATGGCAAAGATAGACGGAAATTATTTTAGGGACTACTATGAGTTCCGGAGGGCAATTTTGAAGACaaatttgagtaattattaagTCTAGGGATCACTTTGAGGCTCGAGTGcaagttcagggactactttgagatTTAActcaaaatttaatattaaatttatttatgatttattatactTAATTAAGGTTATATTTTAAgagattttatatataaattaataaattccCAATTCACTAACCTTAATTTTTTCTAAACCTAAACCTAGCTTCTTCAGCCACCACTCACCTTCCTCCTAACCCTAATACCCATGGTaccaagaagaaagaaaatagcaAAGAGGAACAAAGCTGAGAAATGAGAGATTCAGAGGGTGAGGGAGTCGCGAGGAAGAAGTGAAGGAGAGGGAGAAGAATGCGCCTTCCACCACACCCCGTCACACCCAGCTGCATTCTGCTCGCCATCGTGCCATCCACCAATGCTGAGAGGGAAGAGAGAAACAGAGGAGAGTGGTGTCACGTCTGCTGCGAGCTCGCCGTTGAGGGAAGCCGCCGTCGCCATCGTCGTCCTCATCGGTGACCCAGCCACCTTCATCGCCGTTCATCCTCGTTGCCGCCGTCACTGCACCCTACCAAGTTGCCATCGAGATGACTGAACAGATGAGAGATAGAGAGAGGGATGCCGTCGAGGATAGAGAAGGAGCTTGCGAGAGAGAGCTCATTGCCGCTGCTGCTGTGGTTTCCTCACTATCACCGTTGTTGGGTATTCACCGGAGGGAGCCATCGTTGTCAGCGCCGCCGTCGGAGTTACCACCGCTTTGTTCCGGCATCCATCCTGAGCAcgatatcttcccctttttttgGAACTCTCAATGTTAATGTTTTGCTAAAGTTTGTTGAAGATGTTGAGATTTTGGTACCGTAGGGTCGAGTTCCGAGAAATTGCATGTCAAAATTAAGGTTGTGGGTGAACCACCGGAGTTTCTGGCCGCTGTTGGAGCTGCCGCCGGGTCAGCTCGGGATTGCGGCTGCTCTATTCTACTATTACCGTAAGTGTACTTTATTTCAAACCCACGCCGCTAGTTTTTCGTTATATGTTATTAAGGTTTTCTGCAATatttatgttttaagattgagTTATCGAGATTGCCTATTGCGATTAAAGCCGTTTCTGCTATTGCGAAAGTGAGCGGACCTGTGGTTGAAGCCGCAGTTGATTTCGGGCTGGGAGAAAGGGTTCTTGTCACATTTAGTTTATGGGTTCGACTTTTCGAGGTAGGGGTTTTACTAAAAACTCAATTTTTATAATTTGGAATTGTTATAAACGGATATTGATGTGAGAAATACATTTTTAGTGATTGTATAAGCCTTATGTATTGTCTGGCTGTTTGGATGAATATGATTGTTGTTTTAAATTGAATTATTGATAGATTTTGTTAAATTGGTGGTTGCTGGATTGGTTTTATTGAAGTTTTGGAAATGAGTTGAATTATTGAAAAATGATTGATTTTGGAATCAGCTTGATTTTTgaactaatttggttttgaacctgTTAGAATATGGTTGAGGAGTGGTTTGGTTagaacccgaaaagggtggcaaagtccaagttttaggggaaaTGCTGTTGAAATTTTATTATGAGATTTAAGACTCTGTTTAAAATGTTATTTAGAAAAAGATTGGATTCAAGAGATTCTATTAATTGattcttgatttattaagaaataagTATGTTTTGAGTTTAAtctatttaagaaaagtatatgtTTTAAGGTTGACTTAAATATGAAAAGACCTATGTTTTGGAGTTTGATTAAAGAAGTACctttggaggagttttagtgggTTTAAAAGAAATTGAACTTTGATTGATTAATTTCGTTCTACGACATTTTAAGGAAAAGTTTTAAAGTattctttaaatatttatttagcAAAATTAAACAAATTCCGAGCTTTGGGAATGTTTCAGCTTTgagaatgaaattgaaatttgtCTTGGGTTtaaataatttggttttgaaGTTGGTTCAGAACTTTTGGCTTATATgctttggttttggttttaaTCTCCATTTTAATTGATTCTAATTTAAGTAACTATGAATTCGAGGATTTTtaaagaatttaagaaatgagATAGGTTATTCTCCCTAGAGTCTTGAGTCTTTGCCAAGGAAGTTAATTGATAACTCTGATTTAAAGTAGTTAAATAGATGATTTAAAGTGAAGGATTTTGAATCTTTTCAAAGAGAATTTCCATTTGATATGATATTTGAAAAtcttttggaagttttggaaaatgTTACATAACATGGCTCCGTTTTGAAAGAGAATTGATTTTGAGAAGAAAGTAGATTATGAGCTTGAAATAGCTTGAGGTATGAGGGTTTTGAAATTGAGGCAAAGATGAGTTTGATTTTGGTTTCAAAGTAAAGTGATTTTGAAGAAAAGTGATATATGACAGGATGATGAAAACTGAATTTGATTGTGAAATTGAAGGATTATGAatgaattataataataataataagattgaaattgattgtgtTCTGCCTCCGGGTAAGATGTAGTGGTGTCATTCACTTGCTCAAGGTAAGGGGCGAGAAAgtcgggtaagatgcagtggtgttatccacttgctccggataaGAGTTCGAGACtctgggtaagatgcaagggttgagttGTGAAACCGCTTGCTCTAGGTTGAGAACTGTAACATCACCTGGGTAAGAGGCAGGGTGAAGCTGTCCCCTACTCCGGGTACGTGGTGCGCACGAACCCCACACCTTCGTatagcagtaccagcaagtgcactgggtcgtccaagtaatacctgagcgagtcagggtcgatcccacggagattgtggtttgaagcaagctatggttatcttgtaggtcttagACGGgtagatcagaaggttgttgatttTATGTCATATATGGAGCTTGTAAGAGTGATGTGTGAAAGGAATACCAAATTGGAATAAATGataggaatatggttaaggattggagttgctttgcctttctgaattaactctggtattaatgctctctttgcttgtgagtgatttgttcaatggcaggctgtatgtgattgacactggtttgagcagctgccaatactcctctagATCTAAATCgcaggtttagtgcggatccattctaattgagggtgaagctcgtacagtccattctccttaatgatcctactcaaaatgccacagacaaggtcggatcttccggatcagagaatgttgcatctttgggttctagcctctagcacagagaccctaatctccccgaaaattggctgaactgatgtcttgagaagtccccaacgaagtcgtggattagccgtctgagagacgtatattcaagctgttgGTTTGTCATTGTCCGGTGAAAGATGCACTTTGTGTAatgtcccacatcggttggagagaggaacgaagcatgccttataagggtgtggatacctctccctagcatgacgcattttaatgagtgagtgtggggggcttcggctatcatccctatcatcaaaggTAAAACCGTGAagtcttgtgtgccaaagcggacaatattgtGCTagtgggtggtctgggctgttacagatggtatcagagtcggagcccggatcgatgtgccagcgaagGCGTTGGGCTCCCTTGGggggggggtggattgtaaggtcccacatcggttggagaggggaacgaagcatgccttataagggtgtggatacgtctccctagcatgacgcattttgacgagtgagtgtggggggttttggctatcatccctatcgtcaaaggcaaaaccgtgaggccttgtgtgccaaagcggacaatatcgtactagcgggtggtctgggctgttacactctgaacccaagtagacgtgggtgtttgtcaggcacgttcatcttaatgtgatgaacagatctaatttgttagatcatcctattcaccatgataAAGTACGAAtacacatcttagaattaatcaaacacggatcaaagagaaacagtagtacttttattaattcataggactcagcagcgctcctcccctcaacctaggaggtttagaaactcatactgaagtagaATACAATATAAAACATGTAAAATCTGTAAACAGGTCGAAAAAGGTCtgaattatataaatataatcccttaaatactaaacaaatgactagtaagggtaaaatagtttatttagtgctaaaatacacttctggggcccacttggtgagtgtttgggctgagctttgatgagattcacgtactatgaggtctcttgggcatgaaacaccagctagggggtcctcattgggcgtttggacgctagtCTCTGCTTTTGGGCACTGGACACCTGGAAGGGAGCAAGAagctggtgttggacgccagttttgggcattctaatccgaagcaaagtatagactattatatatttctgaaaatatatggaagtcagctttccatagccgttgagatttctctatttggacttttgtaactccagaaaagctcttccaaatgcaggtaggtcagatccggacagcatctacagtacgttctctatctctgaatcagacttctgctccagctcctcaattttagccagaaaatacctgaaattgtataaaaacacaaaaactaatAGTAGAATcccaaaatgtgaatttaacactaatacctataaaaacttaagaaaaactaagcaaaactactaaaaactatatgaaaatgatgtcaaaaagcgtataaaatatccgctcatcacaacaccaaacttaaactgttgcttgtccccaagcaactaaaaacacagtaggataaaaaagaaaattaggatacaataaatttctaagtttccaatgaagcttagttacaatttgatgagcgggacttagtagctttttgcttctgaatagttttggcatctcactatccattaaaATTCAGAGATGTTAGCATCTTTagaaacttagaatccagatgatattattgactctcctagttaagttctttttgATTATTGAACACAGttttttagagtcttggtcgtggccttaagcactttgttttccagtattactactggatacataaatgccacagacactttacctgggtggacccttttggattgtgattcagctttgcaagaatccctagatagaggtgtccagagttcttaagcacactttttttctttggatcacgactttaactgctaagtctcaagctttttcacttggcaccttcacgccacaagcaacatggttagggacagcttggtttagccgcttaggccaggattttattcctttgggccctcctatccactgatgctcaaagccttggatccttttcacccttgccttttgatttaaagggttattgactttttcaatctgccctccttttcctgcatttttgggcagtagtgaatttttctgctttttatttttttctattcgccatttttttctttcttttttgcatgcatatgattttttttcttttgcaacatgctttttctttttctttttgctgctttttttttcttcaagaatcaatttttggattttttagattagtaataatactttttctttttccttattctttcaagagccaacattcataaatttcaacttcaaatatgcacttttattcatacattcagaaaataaaagcaatgccaccacatctacataattaaactattcttattttaaacttgaaattcatgtatctctcaattctttttaaataaatttttttttaagcaaggtgagagatatatggaacattttacatctTTAAGACATCAGTGCAAATGATaatgcaactagaacaagagaacagataaaacataactgaaaacagaaaaaaataatagaaggaaaggaagtaaaagagaacgaatccacctttaatggtggtggCTAGTGCTCCTCGTTGAGGATCCAATGTACTGCTTGATCTCTTTAAtatcactcctttgtctttgttgaggtggctgcacaggctcatgtgcatgctctctagtttgctccatcctcttcttgtgGGGGCAAATGCCTTTCCCTCCCTCTTCCTTGAGGTTTCACCAGTCCTTCGTgccatacttaggagtggtagaagtaaaaaagcaaagcttttgcaacaccaaacttaagagttttgctcgtcctccaGCAAATAGGGAATAGTAGGGTAGacaaaggtggggtaggtggagcttctgtgggacctactggtcctgagaggTTAGGAATTCCAGATTCCATGCACTCTTGCACTAgcgtttgaatgcccaggggctgctccctggctggcgttcaacgctagcaatGCTGCCCAttaggggcgttgaacacccagcagggataccctagctggcgttcaactttaacatTCCATCcaaagtgttctgttttcactgttGTAAATTCTGTCTCTATTCTGActgctgcatatgatcatgaccctaaaagaaaaacaaaacaaaataaaaggaaataaataattaattaagattgggttgcctcccaacaagtgcttctttaatgtcattagcttgacggacaactcctttcaaggaggaagatagtcatagaggaataaatccTTACTCCTTACTGGGAGCTTCTTTCCTGTGCTTTCATGGAATAGCGTAATACATTCAAGAGACAGGATTTTGTTCACTTCCTGAGACAGGGTTGGGTTTGTAGCAGTATACTGGTGTCCCTTTTTGTCACTTCCCTCTTCCATGGTGAATACCATGATGAGATAAGTGAATACCACCATCTTCCATGGTGAAAAGCCCTCAGgagggatatttttatttttccagcccctaggtatcttccttttggggccttcctcctttgtggatagtgtacatctcacaccaaacttacgtttggtcttaggagggattgaatGAGTTCCATCCAAAGGAGGAGGTTTGGATGTTGAATCCTTTATGCAAGTGCCTCCCTTGTTAGGGGTAATGGAGGATCAAGGACCTTGAATACCATCCAGTCCTTATGCAAGGTAATCCTTGTTTCCTcttggattcccagcttctccatgactatacttgatcctaggtcacacagagccttttcaaaggtcatggtgcctatggtgcaaggaatcagaaagcatccaggatctggaagcttctgaggtagcttctgctaaaccaaagcattgagttctttggaaagcaatggaggttcttcctccaaaggcctTATTCCAAACAGTTTGAtattcagcttcataagagctcctaggtaccgagcaacttactcttccctagtgtcttcatcctcatccgaGTATGAgtgttcatcagaactcatgcacggTAGAGGTGCATGCAAaagaacctctatggtctctatatgagccttggcttcctttggTTCTTGGATAGGGATTTCTTGAGTGGGTTTGAGCACTCAAAGGGTGGGCTTtatctagcgttcaacgccagctctggtagctctttgggcattgaacgcccatgctgtgcacccttactggcgttaaacgccagtccctttagcattttgggcgttgaacgcccagcagagGTATCCttgttggcgttcaatgccagctttcctGGGTGTGTgcgcgttgaacgcccaatgaggggttcctcactggcgttcagcgctagaatggctgcctgtttgggcgttgaacgcccagtgaggggttcctcactggtgtTCAGTGCCAGAAAGCCTAcctggttgggcgttgaacgcccagccagtgctccctggctgccgttcaacgccagctctgctgccagattgggcgttgaacgcccagtgagggattcctcactggcgtttagcaccaggcTCTCTGCcatcttgggcgttgaacgcccagtgagggcttcctcactggcgttcaatgccttttCAGCTTCTCCAGATTTGGCCTCTGCCTTATGAAAGGTATCAGATTTAGACTTAAGCCAAGATCATACAGGGCTTTGTAAAAACTGATCTTTCCAGTAGTCCATAGGATCTAAAAGTTCCTTGGGTTTGGCATCTTCCTTGGTAG is a genomic window of Arachis ipaensis cultivar K30076 chromosome B06, Araip1.1, whole genome shotgun sequence containing:
- the LOC110263920 gene encoding uncharacterized protein LOC110263920; its protein translation is MTEQMRDRERDAVEDREGACERELIAAAAVVSSLSPLLGIHRREPSLSAPPSELPPLCSGIHPEHGSSSEKLHVKIKVVGEPPEFLAAVGAAAGSARDCGCSILLLP